The genomic region AGgttacttgcgggccaactgggggggggacacaggccctacagctccccccccatggtccacttgtaaataaaataaatgaacaatatttgcctgcttgggtatataagtaaaaaaaaaactgacagtggcagtataaatctgggtccgtgagcccagctcagatacacccaactgcaattgactaaataatatggtgatttaaaACCCATTaaggaacattgatcgtcagaataaaataaaagatgaagttaattttagtttttattgtgaaacaaagagagagtactcggacttacaaccgggaatttacaggagaTAGGCGAatatgttatctcccttgcttgattcgacggaaataaacgaaagaaaatctgattcgttagctccgcccattcaccttcgtttctttcggtgacatttaccatataaggtataggcgaaatcgtctatccttgtaattctgaacttgccaattgacttttgtaaacctggacttgttggactgcaaatgttcattttacgaatgcgagtgtcgactgtaggattgcagttttatatatgcatgattcggctttctaaattacatcatcatattgttaaaggcaagttatacgatctatgttttagtgagtttatacagggtcgatctgacaaatatacattttgactactataatgacaaatgacaaatcaatacggaacaactgacgaatagaaacaacaaatagcacgtctacattgacaaatgtaagagatatttagtacgattaagaagcacattgtgggaattacacgtctggacttttggcaacgaatagcctccatactGTTTCGGCGCCAGCGTCGGCACATGATAATGATATACCTATATCCCAAAATTATTAAAGCACTGAAGGGCCAGAATTCACCATCAAATCAGCGGTTCGGTACGATCCGCTATGGGTATTGAGTGATTTTGTACGGACTCGTGTTTATAATTTGgacaattaattataataagtAAAAAGTTATAACCCAACTTACACAACTTGTTTGCTTGTATAAACGGACCGAAAAAGGAACATCCAAATGCCTTCTAAATTATCAGCTATACAGTAATTTATACTGCCTCGTCGGCGGCTTCGAACACTTCAAAGAGGTGCAGATATACTTTAATACTTTGATTTAATTGGCCGGTGGAAGTGTAACCATAAAATATAAGGATGCTTTGTGAGTAATTTGACCGCGTTTTTGGTAGTTAGTTCCGCGTGATTAGTAAAAGTAAAGTCGGTCTCTTTGATGTATGAAGTATATCACAGGCCATAGACTTTGCACTTGATTTGAAACTCAATTGTTATTTACGCTTCAACGATTGTAAAGAAAGATATAATAACTTATTGTGCGGAACACCAGAGAACCCGGAAACCCCCCACTTGTCCCGCTTGTAGACCACCAACTAAACTCACATGCGCACAGGAATCGAACACaagtcgccttggtgagaagcgagtgcgctaacgaCTGCGCTTACCAGACAACTCATTCAGTAGATTGGGGCGGAGCTAAAGCCACGCTCATTCAATGcttcaaaaccttgaaatgctACATTAATTTGCGAACAGAAGTATCATGAACATTCACAGATGGTTCCTAGCAACCAGATTTGTTCTTAAAACGTTTTACACACATgcaatttacatttataatcatTCCTGTTTACCGCAGCAATACACAATCAAGTTGCAGTTTACAGAATCGCCGTACGCCACGGATCACGTGGCTGTATCGAGTTTGACTTCGAGTTTGACCTCCCCGGATACACGGGACCCGCCGCTCCCGTCGGTtttagtttgtgttttgttgtaGTTAAGCAATAAACTTTTATATAACGCTTCACAAAATACATGACGATTGTTATTTTTTCCCGATGTTCGAAACTTAACAATTGACCATATAAATGGTTGTATAATGTCCCGAGGGAAGCAGTTTGATATAGTATTTTGTATCCTCTTAACACATTCCGCGGTAGTTAGATACCATGCAGCTTTTGAGCGCCGCACCGATGTCTTCAGCCATTCACGCGGCTTCACAAACGAAACGAGAAACCCTTATCAGAATAACACAAGGTCATGTGTTCCCTCACGATAAAGACCAGTCAATGGAGGCATAAGTCAATGGATGCATTATGCGACATACTTGGAAGTGCAGCGTGAAGTTTCAGTAATGTTTTTACCTTATCACCTGCACACAAACTTTGCCTGTATAAAACCTGTGTGCAGTTGAGACAACTCAGTGACTTCacttaaacaagaaacatgcaGGCCTACTGGATTTGTATTGTGTTCACTTTTATGCGCTTGAATTTCACATATGGTCAACACAACTGGACTATATGCAGTGAGTAATCGTTCTGGTATAAAAGTCTAGAGTAGTGACTTTGTGTGTGCATGCTCACTGAATACTGATATACTAATGTTGAGTAGAGCCTTTTCGTACAGATGTTTGCTGTAGTCTGATATACAAGTATTAAGAACTGACTTTTTGTATGGATGCTGGCTGTAGTTTGATATACTAATGTTGAGATGAGCCTTTTCGTACAGATGCTCGCTGTAGTCTGATATACAAGTATTGAGAACTGCCTTTCTGTATGGATGCTCGCTGTAGGCTGATCTACTAGTCGCGAACAGTGACTTTCTGTATGAATGCTCGCTGTAGTCTGATATACAAGTATTGAGAACTGCCTTTCTGTATGGATGCTCGCTGTAGGCTGATCTACTAGTCGCGAAGAGTGACTTTCTGTATGGATGCTCGCTGTAGTCTGATATACAAGTATTGAGAACTGCCTCTCTGTATGGATGGCCGATGTAGTCTGATATACTAGTATTGAGCTCGCTGTAGTCTGTTATACTAGTCGCGAAGAGGGACTTCCTGTATGGATGCTCGCTGTAGTCTGATATACTAGTCGCGAAGAGTGACCCTTGTATGGATGCTCGCTGTAGTCTGATATGCCAGTCGCGATGAGTGACTTTCTGTATGGATGCTCGCTAAAGTCTGATATACTTGTCTTCATAAGTGCCTATCTGTATGGATACTCGCTGTAGCCTGATATACTTGTCTTCAAGAGTGACTTTCTGTATGGATACTCGCTGTAGCCTGATATACTTGTCTTCATGAGTGCCTATCTGTATGGATACTCGCTGTAGCCCGATATACTTGTCGCGAAGAGAGACTTTCTGTATGGATGCTCGCTGAAGTCTGATATACTAGTCGCGAAGAATGACTTTCTGAATGGATGCTCGCTGTAGCCTGATAGACTTTTCTTCTTGAGTATCTATCTGTAACGATACTCGCTGTAGCCTGATATACTACTAGTCGCGAAGAATGACTTCCTGTATGGATGCTCGCTGTAGCCTGATTTACTAGTCGCGAAGAGTGACTTCCTGTATGGATGCTCGCTGTGGTCTGATATACTAGTCGCGAAGAATGACTTCCTGTATGGATGCTCGCTGTAGCCTGATTTACTAGTCGCGAAGAGTGACTTCCTGTATGGATGCTCGCTGTGGTCTGATATACTAGTCGCGAAGAGTGCCTCTCTGTATGGATGCTCGCTGTAGTCTGATATACTAGTCGCGAAGAGAGACTTTCTGTATGGATGCTCGCTGTGGTCTGATATACTAGTCGCGAAGAGAGACTTTCTGTATGGATGCTCGCTGTGGTCTGATATACTAGTCGCGAAGAGTGACTTCCTGTATGGATGCTCGCTGTGGTCTGATATACTAGTCGCGAAGAATGACTTCCTGTATGGATGCTCGCTGTAGCCTGATTTACTAGTCGCGAAGAGTGACTTTCTGTATGGATGCTCGCTGTGGTCTGATATACTAGTCGCGAAGAGAGACTTTCTGTATGGATGCTCGCTGTGGTCTGATATACTAGTCGCGAAGAGTGACTTCCTGTATGGATGCTCGCTGTAGTCTGATATACTAGTCGCGAAGAGTGACTTTCTGTATGGATGCTCGCTGTAGTCTGATACACTAGTCGCGAATAGTGTCTTTCAATATGGATTCTTGCTGTAGTTTGATATACCAGTCGCGAAGAGGGACTCTCTGTATGTATGCTTGCTGTAGTCTGATATCATAGTCGCGAAAAGTGACTCCGTTTGGATGCTCGTTGTAGTCTGATATACTAGTCACGAAGAGTGACTTGCTGTATGGATGCTCGCTGTAGTCTGATATACTTGTCTTCATGAGTGCCTTTTGTTTAAATGCTCCGATCGAAAAACCGCGAGGACTTCTTTGCGGTCTGGACGATCGTTGTAGTCCGATAGTCATGAGAAGTTCTGTTTTGTGTAGATGCTTGCTGTAGTCTGATAAGACTAGTCACAAGGACTTCCTTGCTGAATGGATGTCCGCTGTAGTTCGATAGACTAGTCTTCAGGAATGCCTTTCCTTATAAATGATCGCTGTAGTTCGATAGACTAGTCTCATGAGTCTCAATAATTTCCTTTCTGAATGAACAGTATTATTTTCTGCCTTTATTTTGCATTGGTTTGGAATAAGAGCTAAAATGTTGAACAAATGTAGAACAAATGTAGAACAAATGCCTTCTTAAACGGTCTGTCTTCATGGCAATATACTAATAAAAAGTGTTGCAACTTATCtataagttatatatatgttctactgcaatttacaaaatcgaaatatgtatttgaatgaGCTATGCTGATTTCTAATGTCTATTTTTACTTTAGATCCAGATGTAAACAATGATATCGTAGTCGTGCACGAGCTAGGCATATTCCCGATCACAATCCGACTTCCGGGACAGTATAACGTCACGGTTAATGCCACTATCGGCAAACGAATCGACCACCTGATGATAGATGTACAAGTAGGGCTTGAAAACCATACCACGGGAGAGATAGATCTCGTGTATCCGCTGGATGACCAGTATCTGTAAGTCTTAGGTGTTTCTGGTGATATTGAACTTGGAGGGACTGACGACTGagcgttttcatttttttcaataattatgttctatatgtactttgaaatattttgtgctTTTAGAATGGaccagttatgcaccagtcaattgtaaccacggctttgacttttggtcctgCCAAGCCCGTGTAAAACCCCCgacctgcggggacgaactgatggtaaaatcccagccaaatgcccccgtTCTCaagggaccctaagtaaggcacattccccggTATATTTGAcccgaatacaaaaccaccgcattcacccggcactgcgcgGCCTCCGGGAAgttaaaaacacggcccatatccccggtatacccacggccattgggggccgtggttacaattgactggtgcattactgttttatctattttgtttaaaggcAGCCGTTTTATCCAGTATCCGTTGCATGTTCAATAAAGTTGTTAAGATTTGCTTGTCGAACCATACTTATGGAGAAGCCTATGCCTTATCAGTTGTTATTTACACGTCGTTTTTATTTCGGCATGATTATCCACCTATGAATATCCGTAATCAAATCTCCGCTTCAGGCGAATATATGACGGATGTCTTCTGATTAATAAGCTGCTGTTCGGTGCGGTGGATGAAGTGAAGTCAGACATCGACGTCCAGATAGACCGTCTGTTCATGGAGGCGAACTCATACCACGCCGGATGTCCGCTGCTCCCCGGTCGCATCACTTTCAGGGACATAACCATCAGCCTCCCCGCGGACCTCGTTGAGTTCAACTCATTACCTAGTGTAAGAccacaaataataaatttgttcGGCGTTTCCTTTTGCTCCCTACATTTTCAATACAGATAGAGTTTTTGCACGAAGACGCAAGAAAACGACACCAAGTCTAATTACAGTCTATGTGTTTTTTACTATATGGAAACTTAAGGGGCAAACCAAAATGAAATAGTGATCTTTTTGGCCTTCGGCATGGCTAATATTGGCTATGGTGATGTAGATAAAAGTAAATCGGACTCATAAGACTgagaattataataaaatacaaaaaaatgtaaggtaaaaatgatttttattcagTGGTTTGACAAATAGATGAGCGATAAATTggtaaattgtttttgttgtctgTATTTGACCCCAACATGACTTTCAAAAGAGTTTTAGGCCAAACGATAAGTCATATTCCGTTTCAAGCAATCAGTCAATTTaccaaactccgcgcagtgttacttcccttgcagtacagtaatcactgccaccacaagattttcatccaaaattggatgaaaacttttaatggcattttttttaatcatatatatttattcttatatcctttcttaaataattactttacgccagttgataggcataatatgttttataaaaaaataacaattaaaaaaaacattcggaaatgttcggtcttttttcaaattgaaagtaggatttacaaattacaatatcaacatggatgtgttgttagctattcagacatgtatcgaacgttttgcattttttccttttatggaataaaatcgtttattttctaaacaaatgaaacatgttgctggaatttcttttaaaggtgttc from Mya arenaria isolate MELC-2E11 chromosome 3, ASM2691426v1 harbors:
- the LOC128226796 gene encoding uncharacterized protein LOC128226796, translated to MQAYWICIVFTFMRLNFTYGQHNWTICNPDVNNDIVVVHELGIFPITIRLPGQYNVTVNATIGKRIDHLMIDVQVGLENHTTGEIDLVYPLDDQYLRIYDGCLLINKLLFGAVDEVKSDIDVQIDRLFMEANSYHAGCPLLPGRITFRDITISLPADLVEFNSLPSARYVVNFLYRSDAGALLGCVDAHLNYGGHVID